A single window of Sphingobacterium sp. ML3W DNA harbors:
- a CDS encoding SRPBCC domain-containing protein: MKKLEFSIVINANPEKVWQIIIGKDSYGKWTAPFAAGSSVETDWKKGSKALFHDGTGNGMVSEIVESIPGKFLSIHHLGEVKDGVEDPTTYKGEQWGDALENYTLKEVGDTTVWLVNMDMNDQYVSYMEDTWPLAMAKVKEMAEET; the protein is encoded by the coding sequence ATGAAAAAATTAGAATTCAGTATCGTTATTAATGCCAATCCCGAAAAAGTTTGGCAAATTATCATAGGCAAAGATTCTTACGGGAAATGGACTGCACCATTTGCTGCGGGTTCAAGTGTCGAAACGGATTGGAAAAAAGGCAGCAAAGCCTTATTTCATGATGGTACAGGAAATGGTATGGTATCAGAGATTGTTGAAAGTATTCCAGGGAAATTTCTTTCCATTCATCATTTAGGAGAAGTTAAAGATGGGGTCGAAGATCCTACAACCTATAAAGGTGAGCAGTGGGGAGATGCATTGGAAAATTACACCTTAAAGGAGGTGGGTGATACAACGGTTTGGCTGGTTAATATGGATATGAATGACCAATATGTGTCATATATGGAAGACACTTGGCCGCTGGCAATGGCTAAAGTAAAAGAGATGGCTGAAGAAACTTAA